From the Quercus lobata isolate SW786 chromosome 6, ValleyOak3.0 Primary Assembly, whole genome shotgun sequence genome, one window contains:
- the LOC115994003 gene encoding uncharacterized protein LOC115994003: MDHRISTEEGSIHLKISELQKLSETFSSGATIFEPQGGIEMRESSNADSMSPTTTPAIRAPEKKLTLFALQLAVLEKAATGLGTLGFIWATVVLLGGFAITLDKTDFWFITIILLIEGTRIFSRSHELEWQHQATWSIADAGINSFRALRSSSHSLVQTVKAFLRPILAVQKPSQHTRELTRTIDAASPRFSDHHRMPTRTWKSSDVPLLPFSQWVFLSRNVSKLLHWLQIISALACVVLSLMKLIKHNYGEVEKGDTDKRNRQSALNIFYALALAEALLFLTEKAYWEWKVIYQKLLDEVNKECEFGPSDMISIRRFFYDAYSRCVNGSIFDGLKMDMVTFAMDLLDSTSPDEQLIGVRILRQFAMHERFSSDTLQKIGINISVIERLVEMLNWIDPQDEEIRRSAAEILSKLAGKKQNSLRVAGIPGAMESISSLLQTNRSNSGAADEIGEKNIIFDHANYGFWTFNHLGLLILKKLARNHDNCGKIGNTRGLLPKIIDFTHAGERLLKDENVAASQILTVKRSLQLVKMLASTTGSTGRHLRKEISEIVFTISNIRDILRYGGKYPMLQKLAIDILTSLALEEDATQRIGGTGGVMKELFNIFFKEEVPESQIHVRIAAGEALTMLALESRSNCYHILKLHVLERLIGALEVPLLRENAARILRNLCAFSSEDYFNQLKGVKVAAPTVLQAIMSEENKLQEVMVGLAAHVFKFMTSEEARIMFDKAGITEAGLASKLVQILKKHQYPPIKTPRIRRFAIELVIWMMRDKATNVCIFKDLEMEMVLENVLETTAELESFNIFSGTVGLSRHSTTMHSLAEIVLKLLADK, encoded by the exons ATGGATCATAGGATATCTACAGAAGAAGGAAGCATTCATCTGAAGATTTCTGAGCTTCAAAAGCTCAGTGAAACATTCAGTTCAGGTGCCACAATTTTTGAACCTCAGGGGGGTATTGAGATGAGAGAGAGTAGCAATGCAGATTCTATGTCTCCTACAACAACACCAGCAATTCGTGCACCCGAAAAGAAGCTTACCCTCTTTGCTCTACAGCTTGCAGTTCTTGAGAAGGCAGCTACAGGCCTAGGAACTCTTGGTTTCATCTGGGCAACTGTTGTTCTTCTAGGTGGCTTTGCCATCACATTGGATAAAACCGACTTCTGGTTCATTACAATCATCTTGTTGATCGAGGGGACTCGAATATTTAGCAGGAGTCATGAACTTGAGTGGCAACACCAAGCCACATGGTCAATTGCTGATGCTGGAATCAACAGCTTCAGGGCATTGAGGTCCAGCTCACACTCCCTCGTTCAAACAGTAAAAGCATTTCTCCGGCCAATTCTTGCAGTGCAGAAACCAAGTCAACATACTAGAGAATTAACCAGGACAATTGATGCAGCAAGTCCTCGATTTAGTGATCACCACAGAATGCCAACTCGGACGTGGAAAAGCTCAGATGTTCCTCTTCTTCCATTTAGTCAATGGGTTTTCCTCTCAAGAAATGTCAGCAAGCTTCTCCATTGGCTCCAAATTATATCTGCATTAGCCTGTGTGGTCCTCTCATTGATGAAGCTTATCAAGCATAACTACGGGGAGGTAGAAAAAGGAGACACTGACAAGAGGAATCGGCAATCTGCTCTGAATATTTTTTATGCCTTGGCATTAGCAGAGGCATTGCTGTTTCTAACGGAGAAAGCTTACTGGGAGTGGAAGGTCATCTACCAAAAACTGTTGGATGAAGTGAATAAGGAATGCGAGTTTGGACCTTCAGATATGATTTCAATCAGAAGATTCTTCTATGATGCCTATTCAAGATGTGTAAATGGAAGCATTTTTGATGGCTTGAAAATGGATATGGTTACTTTTGCTATGGATCTCTTGGATTCAACTTCCCCTGATGAGCAGCTCATTGGAGTTAGAATTCTTCGACAATTTGCAATGCATGAGCGGTTTTCTAGTGACACCCTTCAAAAAATAGGGATAAATATATCAGTGATAGAGAGATTAGTTGAGATGTTGAATTGGATAGACCCACAAGATGAAGAGATCAGGCGATCAGCTGCAGAAATATTGTCAAAACTAGCTGGCAAAAAGCAAAACTCCCTCCGGGTTGCCGGCATTCCTGGTGCTATGGAATCAATATCATCTCTACTCCAAACCAACAGAAGCAACAGTGGTGCAGCCGATGAAATTGGTGAAAAGAATATCATCTTTGACCACGCAAATTATGGATTCTGGACATTTAATCATTTAGGACTTCTTATCCTGAAGAAACTTGCACGCAACCATGATAACTGTGGAAAGATTGGAAATACAAGAGGCCTCCTACCAAaaatcatagatttcacccatgCTGGGGAGAGGTTGTTGAAGGATGAAAATGTTGCAGCGTCTCAGATTCTGACAGTGAAACGATCCCTGCAATTGGTGAAGATGCTGGCAAGCACAACTGGCTCTACAGGGAGACATCTCCGAAAAGAAATTTCTGAGATAGTTTTCACCATTAGCAACATCAGAGATATTCTACGGTATGGAGGGAAATACCCAATGCTGCAAAAACTTGCAATAGATATTTTAACAAGTCTTGCCCTGGAAGAGGATGCGACACAGAGGATTGGGGGCACAGGTGGAGTTATGAAGGAGTTGTTCAACATTTTCTTCAAAGAGGAAGTGCCAGAGAGTCAGATTCATGTAAGAATCGCTGCTGGAGAAGCACTGACGATGCTGGCTTTAGAAAGCAGAAGCAACTGttatcatattttgaaactgCATGTACTAGAAAGGCTTATAGGAGCATTGGAAGTTCCATTGCTTCGTGAAAATGCTGCAAGAATTTTAAGAAACTTGTGCGCCTTCAGTAGTGAAGATTACTTCAACCAGCTAAAGGGAGTAAAAGTTGCAGCACCAACA GTGCTTCAAGCAATAATGTCAGAAGAGAACAAACTACAAGAAGTGATGGTTGGACTAGCAGcacatgtttttaaattcaTGACTTCTGAGGAGGCAAGAATCATGTTTGACAAAGCTGGAATTACTGAGGCTGGACTGGCTAGTAAGTTAGTCCAGATTCTGAAAAAGCACCAATATCCACCAATCAAGACTCCAAGAATAAGGAGGTTTGCCATTGAGTTGGTGATATGGATGATGAGAGACAAGGCAACAAATGTATGTATATTCAAGGATCTGGAGATGGAGATGGTGCTGGAGAATGTCTTGGAGACTACAGCAGAGCTTGAAAGCTTCAATATTTTCTCTGGGACAGTTGGACTTAGCCGGCACAGCACTACAATGCACTCACTGGCTGAAATTGTTTTGAAGCTATTGGCAGACAAGTAA
- the LOC115994304 gene encoding elongation factor Tu, mitochondrial-like: MASVAIRSRSITISSPNAKHFLSLPPYSSSRPLGSTHFSLLDSSFGNATDCFLSFCRFMATFTRTKPHINVGTIGHVDHGKTTLTAAITKVLAEEGKAKAIAFDQIDKAPEEKKRGITIATAHVEYETTKRHYAHVDCPGHADYVKNMITGAAQMDGGILVVSAPDGPMPQTKEHILLARQVGVPSLVCFLNKVDAVDDLELLEIVEMELRELLNFYKFPGDEIPIVRGSALSALQGTNEELGKKAILKLMDAVDQYIADPVRQLDKPFLMPIEDVFSIQGRGTVVTGRVEQGTIKVGEEVEVLGLMQCGPLKTTVTGVEMFKKILDHGQAGDNVGLLLRGLKRDDVQRGMVISKPGAVKTYKKFEAEIYVLTKDEGGRHTAFFSNYMPQFYMRTADITGKVELPESVKMVMPGDNVTATFELMAPVPLEAGQRFALREGGRTVGAGVVSKVIG, translated from the exons ATGGCCTCAGTCGCTATCCGAAGCCGTAGTATTACTATTAGTAGCCCCAACGCCAAGCACTTTCTCTCACTCCCACCCTACTCTTCTTCTCGTCCACTCGGTTCCACCCATTTCTCTTTACTCGACTCATCGTTTGGAAATGCCACCGATTGCTTCCTGTCGTTTTGCCGCTTCATGGCCACATTTACTCGAAC AAAGCCCCACATAAATGTGGGGACCATCGGGCATGTAGATCATGGAAAAACAACATTGACAGCTGCAATTACAAAG GTGCTAGCGGAAGAAGGCAAAGCCAAGGCTATTGCCTTTGATCAGATTGACAAGGCTcctgaggagaagaagagaggaaTAACTATTGCTACT GCCCATGTGGAGTATGAGACTACTAAGCGACACTATGCTCATGTTGATTGTCCAGGACATGCAGATTATGTTAAA AACATGATCACTGGTGCTGCTCAAATGGATGGGGGCATTCTGGTGGTATCTGCTCCTGACGGGCCCATGCCACAGACGAAGGAACATATTCTGCTTGCTCGTCAG GTTGGTGTGCCATCGTTAGTGTGCTTTCTCAATAAAGTGGATGCTGTGGATGATCTGGAGTTACTTGAAATTGTGGAAATGGAGCTTCGTG AGTTGCTCAACTTCTACAAATTTCCTGGGGATGAAATCCCAATTGTCCGAGGTTCAGCTTTGTCTGCCTTACAGGGGACAAATGAAGAACTCGGGAAGAAGGCTATTTTAAAACTGATGGATGCTGTGGATCAATACATAGCTGATCCTGTGCGCCAGCTTGACAAGCCTTTCTTAATGCCAATAGAAGATGTTTTTTCGATTCAG GGACGCGGGACTGTTGTAACTGGTCGTGTTGAACAAGGTACCATCAAAGTTGGTGAGGAGGTTGAAGTATTGGGTTTGATGCAG TGTGGACCTTTGAAGACTACAGTGACTGGTGTGGAGATGTTCAAAAAGATCTTAGATCATGGGCAG GCTGGTGACAATGTGGGTCTTCTTCTGCGTGGTTTAAAACGTGATGATGTACAACGAGGGATG GTAATCTCCAAACCTGGTGCGGTGAAAACATATAAGAAGTTTGAGGCAGAGATTTATGTCCTAACAAAAGATGAAGGTGGCCGTCATACTGCTTTCTTCTCAAATTATATGCCTCAATTTTACATGAGGACTGCAGATATAACTGGGAAGGTGGAACTACCTGAAAGCGTAAAGATGGTGATGCCTGGTGATAATGTGACTGCAACTTTTGAGCTAATGGCACCTGTTCCTCTTGAAGCAG GACAAAGATTTGCTTTGAGAGAAGGTGGTAGAACAGTTGGTGCAGGGGTTGTCTCAAAAGTAATTGGCTGA
- the LOC115994303 gene encoding uncharacterized protein LOC115994303 isoform X2: protein MGTAYFLHSGCRADASEAAIILLPSNITVFTLDFSGSGLSGGEHVTLGWNEKDDLRAVVDYLRADGNVSLIGLWGRSMGAVTSLMYGAEDPSIAGMVLDSPFSDLVDLMMELVDTYKIRLPKFTVKLAIQYMRRAIQKKAKFDITELNTIKVAKSSFVPVLVGHAIDDDFIRPHHSDRIFEVYMGDKNIIKFEGDHNSPRPQFYFDSINIFFHNVLQPPEDEVGGVFFDSVDDYIGKGSWRNVREAYKHESSLASKEPATSSTSDSIKLLRPKRPMSRTEVPSSFPSKDDQSDDTDLTNDDDHSSTSSKMISFELSNGHPIGPHVPTTSDDDQYVEYPLDDFTGFPCNVEEEERMFMEAVIESLKDLEMRRPQAGEPPSVSSSSVKPVHKDDQEVSPTERCEPLKAESTSTSVEHCEPSKAESNNTSVINAQNLASEHPSPDIGLGPASDATSSCMETASTGTSARSDTSASIQSSTDADMSASTIATLTVERNPASHIMDGLMRRWDLNFFRNSHNR from the exons ATGGGAACAG CATATTTTCTTCACAGTGGGTGCAGGGCCGATGCTAGTGAGGCTGCTATAATTTTGTTGCCCTCAAACATTACAGTTTTCACTCTTGATTTCTCTGGATCTGGACTGTCTGGAGGAGAGCACGTCACCCTGGGGTGGAACGAA AAGGACGATCTAAGGGCTGTGGTTGATTATTTGAGGGCAGATGGAAATGTCTCTTTGATAGGCTTGTGGGGACGTTCGATGGGCGCTGTTACTAG CCTAATGTATGGAGCTGAGGATCCTTCAATTGCTGGAATGGTTCTTGATAGTCCCTTCTCTGATTTGGTTGACTTGATGATGGAACTGGTGGATACCTACAAAATACGTCTACCCAAGTTCACC GTGAAACTCGCAATTCAATACATGCGAAGAGCTATCCAGAAAAAGGCAAAGTTTGACATAACGGAACTGAACACCATTAAG GTGGCAAAGTCTAGCTTCGTTCCAGTTTTAGTAGGACATGCCATTGATGATGATTTCATACGCCCCCATCACTCAGATCGTATATTTGAAGTTTATATG GGGGACAAAAACATTATCAAATTTGAGGGAGATCATAATTCTCCACGCCCTCAATTCTACTTTGAttctataaatatatttttccacAATGTTTTGCAACCTCCAGAGGATGAAGTGGGGGGAGTGTTTTTTGACTCTGTGGATGATTACATCGGTAAG GGTAGTTGGAGAAATGTGCGAGAAGCTTACAAGCATGAATCTTCGCTTGCATCAAAAG AACCAGCAACAAGCAGCACATCAGATTCCATTAAACTACTCCGACCAAAAAGACCTATGAGTAGGACAGAG GTTCCTTCCAGTTTCCCATCTAAAGATGATCAATCTGATGATACG GATTTAACGAATGATGATGATCATAGCTCAACATCTTCTAAAATGATTAGCTTTGAATTATCAAATGGCCATCCTATTGGCCCCCATGTTCCAACTACTTCGGATGATGATCAGTATGTAGAATATCCGCTTGATGACTTTACAGGTTTTCCATGCAATGTGGAGGAGGAAGAAAGG ATGTTCATGGAAGCAGTGATTGAATCATTAAAAGACTTGGAAATGAGACGTCCCCAAGCAGGAGAACCACCTAGTGTTAGCTCTAGTTCTGTAAAACCTGTACATAAAGATGACCAGGAGGTTTCTCCTACAGAGCGTTGTGAGCCCTTGAAGGCAGAATCCACTTCCACTTCAGTTGAGCATTGTGAACCTTCAAAAGCAGAATCCAACAACACTTCAGTGATCAATGCCCAAAATTTGGCATCTGAGCATCCATCTCCTGATATAGGTTTGGGACCTGCATCTGATGCTACTTCATCTTGCATGGAAACTGCAAGCACAGGGACTTCTGCTCGTAGTGATACTTCAGCAAGCATACAGAGCTCCACAGATGCTGACATGTCAGCCAGTACAATAGCCACATTAACTGTTGAACGGAACCCAGCGAGCCATATTATGGATGGTTTGATGCGTCGTTGGGATCTCAACTTTTTCCGAAACAGTCACAACCGATGA
- the LOC115994303 gene encoding uncharacterized protein LOC115994303 isoform X1, with the protein MEQLISFIIRPPRAEYDPQNDLLDQEFMLKGKWFQRKDLEIKNSRGDVLQCSHYMPIVSPEGKPLPCVIYCHGNSGCRADASEAAIILLPSNITVFTLDFSGSGLSGGEHVTLGWNEKDDLRAVVDYLRADGNVSLIGLWGRSMGAVTSLMYGAEDPSIAGMVLDSPFSDLVDLMMELVDTYKIRLPKFTVKLAIQYMRRAIQKKAKFDITELNTIKVAKSSFVPVLVGHAIDDDFIRPHHSDRIFEVYMGDKNIIKFEGDHNSPRPQFYFDSINIFFHNVLQPPEDEVGGVFFDSVDDYIGKGSWRNVREAYKHESSLASKEPATSSTSDSIKLLRPKRPMSRTEVPSSFPSKDDQSDDTDLTNDDDHSSTSSKMISFELSNGHPIGPHVPTTSDDDQYVEYPLDDFTGFPCNVEEEERMFMEAVIESLKDLEMRRPQAGEPPSVSSSSVKPVHKDDQEVSPTERCEPLKAESTSTSVEHCEPSKAESNNTSVINAQNLASEHPSPDIGLGPASDATSSCMETASTGTSARSDTSASIQSSTDADMSASTIATLTVERNPASHIMDGLMRRWDLNFFRNSHNR; encoded by the exons ATGGAACAACTCATCAGCTTTATTATTCGGCCACCCAG AGCTGAATACGATCCACAAAATGATTTATTAGATCAAGAGTTCATGCTGAAAGGGAAATGGTTTCAGAGGAAAGATCTTGAG ATTAAAAACAGTCGAGGAGATGTTCTTCAGTGTAGTCATTACATGCCTATTGTTAGTCCTGAAGGAAAGCCTCTGCCCTGTGTGATATACTGCCATGGGAACAG TGGGTGCAGGGCCGATGCTAGTGAGGCTGCTATAATTTTGTTGCCCTCAAACATTACAGTTTTCACTCTTGATTTCTCTGGATCTGGACTGTCTGGAGGAGAGCACGTCACCCTGGGGTGGAACGAA AAGGACGATCTAAGGGCTGTGGTTGATTATTTGAGGGCAGATGGAAATGTCTCTTTGATAGGCTTGTGGGGACGTTCGATGGGCGCTGTTACTAG CCTAATGTATGGAGCTGAGGATCCTTCAATTGCTGGAATGGTTCTTGATAGTCCCTTCTCTGATTTGGTTGACTTGATGATGGAACTGGTGGATACCTACAAAATACGTCTACCCAAGTTCACC GTGAAACTCGCAATTCAATACATGCGAAGAGCTATCCAGAAAAAGGCAAAGTTTGACATAACGGAACTGAACACCATTAAG GTGGCAAAGTCTAGCTTCGTTCCAGTTTTAGTAGGACATGCCATTGATGATGATTTCATACGCCCCCATCACTCAGATCGTATATTTGAAGTTTATATG GGGGACAAAAACATTATCAAATTTGAGGGAGATCATAATTCTCCACGCCCTCAATTCTACTTTGAttctataaatatatttttccacAATGTTTTGCAACCTCCAGAGGATGAAGTGGGGGGAGTGTTTTTTGACTCTGTGGATGATTACATCGGTAAG GGTAGTTGGAGAAATGTGCGAGAAGCTTACAAGCATGAATCTTCGCTTGCATCAAAAG AACCAGCAACAAGCAGCACATCAGATTCCATTAAACTACTCCGACCAAAAAGACCTATGAGTAGGACAGAG GTTCCTTCCAGTTTCCCATCTAAAGATGATCAATCTGATGATACG GATTTAACGAATGATGATGATCATAGCTCAACATCTTCTAAAATGATTAGCTTTGAATTATCAAATGGCCATCCTATTGGCCCCCATGTTCCAACTACTTCGGATGATGATCAGTATGTAGAATATCCGCTTGATGACTTTACAGGTTTTCCATGCAATGTGGAGGAGGAAGAAAGG ATGTTCATGGAAGCAGTGATTGAATCATTAAAAGACTTGGAAATGAGACGTCCCCAAGCAGGAGAACCACCTAGTGTTAGCTCTAGTTCTGTAAAACCTGTACATAAAGATGACCAGGAGGTTTCTCCTACAGAGCGTTGTGAGCCCTTGAAGGCAGAATCCACTTCCACTTCAGTTGAGCATTGTGAACCTTCAAAAGCAGAATCCAACAACACTTCAGTGATCAATGCCCAAAATTTGGCATCTGAGCATCCATCTCCTGATATAGGTTTGGGACCTGCATCTGATGCTACTTCATCTTGCATGGAAACTGCAAGCACAGGGACTTCTGCTCGTAGTGATACTTCAGCAAGCATACAGAGCTCCACAGATGCTGACATGTCAGCCAGTACAATAGCCACATTAACTGTTGAACGGAACCCAGCGAGCCATATTATGGATGGTTTGATGCGTCGTTGGGATCTCAACTTTTTCCGAAACAGTCACAACCGATGA